From Corticium candelabrum chromosome 14 unlocalized genomic scaffold, ooCorCand1.1 SUPER_14_unloc_2, whole genome shotgun sequence, a single genomic window includes:
- the LOC134197849 gene encoding uncharacterized protein LOC134197849 yields the protein MVVRNLAPGIANGTRLILKRKMNNCLEATIATGPHKAQDVYLPKIPLIPSDTGLPFEFKRLQFPVKVCFAMTINKTQGQTLAVAGLDLHEPSFSHGQLYVGISRVASKHGLTFLAKEGKTKNLVYQEVLSTR from the coding sequence ATGGTTGTTCGAAATCTGGCTCCTGGGATTGCAAACGGCACACGTCTTATACTAAAGAGAAagatgaacaactgtctggaaGCAACTATTGCTACTGGACCGCATAAAGCCCAGGACGTGTATCTGCCAAAGATACCACTAATTCCCAGTGATACTGGACTACCATTTGAATTCAAACGACTTCAGTTTCCAGTTAAGGTCTGCTTTGCTATGACTATTAACAAGACACAAGGGCAGACCTTAGCTGTGGCAGGGCTAGATCTACACGAGCCATCCTTTAGCCATGGACAGCTTTATGTTGGCATTTCTAGAGTTGCCTCCAAACATGGACTAACGTTCTTGGCAAAAGAAGGAAAAACCAAAAACCTAGTGTACCAGGAAGTGCTGTCGACAAGATGA